From one Ignavibacteria bacterium genomic stretch:
- a CDS encoding S9 family peptidase: protein MFRQAVIIVFVFCSHTLMSQQLHYPQTSRGSDKDTFFGIEVSDPYRWLENDVSPDVEAWANRQQEFTEQYLSSIPFRTQLEQRLHEVTEFESVSTPWRVRNKLFYYKNDGKQNHDILYVQEDGIERVLLNPNSFSADGTAGLAFASSNEEGTLLAYGITQAGSDWRTIYVMDIATGKKFTDKIVGVKNSGVSWHKQGFFYNGYGITSESDLSLTARNEGQRVYYHKVGSEQAADQVAFTPEHPSTSAYMYVLRYSPYLIRWESDEGLKGNRIFVKDIGNDGSWDSPGDFVLVYKNDDHGFWPAFFHNGSLYGTTTLDAPNERVVRLTNIKTRPQLETVVPESTEPISAMSWGGSRIFVTRMKDVREHVSIYNTNGNELGVVRLPGLGNVGGFGGEPDDSTLYYVYSSFVTPPTIYAYNVRTNTSEVYYQTKPPFNPDNFQEEQIWYTSADGTRIPMFIVSKKGLTLNGQAPTMLYGYGGFGISQGPRFISSYVPWLEQGGIIAIANLRGGGEFGEKWHDAGRKLKKQNVFDDCIAAAEWLISNNYTSKDKLALNGRSNGGLLVGAVMIQRPDLFKVAVPEVGVLDMLRYHLFTIGRYWITDYGSVADSTEFRALYAYSPVHNLKSGIEYPSTMVMTSDHDDRVVPAHSFKFAAELQHTYAGERPMLLRVERRSGHGAINRQKSISNLADKYAFMWWEMNFHPQFPVPAR, encoded by the coding sequence ATGTTCAGGCAGGCAGTCATTATTGTCTTTGTTTTCTGTTCGCATACGTTAATGTCGCAACAACTACACTATCCACAAACAAGTCGTGGATCAGATAAGGATACTTTTTTCGGAATAGAAGTCAGTGATCCTTACCGCTGGTTAGAAAACGACGTAAGTCCCGATGTGGAGGCCTGGGCCAATCGACAGCAGGAATTTACGGAACAGTACCTGAGTTCGATTCCTTTCCGGACCCAACTGGAACAGCGCCTTCATGAGGTAACAGAATTTGAATCGGTTAGTACACCGTGGCGTGTTAGAAATAAATTATTTTATTATAAGAACGACGGGAAACAAAATCACGATATCCTGTACGTGCAGGAAGATGGTATCGAGCGGGTGCTGCTGAATCCCAATTCATTCTCCGCCGATGGTACCGCTGGCCTTGCCTTTGCCAGTTCGAACGAAGAAGGTACCCTCCTTGCCTATGGTATTACCCAGGCAGGTTCTGACTGGCGCACGATTTACGTTATGGATATTGCAACCGGCAAAAAGTTTACGGACAAAATCGTTGGTGTTAAGAATAGCGGCGTTAGCTGGCACAAGCAAGGCTTCTTTTACAATGGCTACGGTATAACGTCCGAATCTGATCTATCGCTGACGGCTCGTAACGAAGGGCAGCGTGTATACTACCACAAGGTTGGTTCGGAGCAGGCCGCTGACCAGGTAGCGTTTACACCGGAACACCCTTCAACCTCGGCCTATATGTACGTCCTGCGGTACTCACCATACCTGATTCGGTGGGAGAGCGATGAAGGTTTAAAGGGCAACCGGATATTTGTTAAGGATATTGGTAATGATGGCTCATGGGATTCGCCCGGTGATTTTGTGTTGGTGTACAAAAATGACGATCACGGGTTCTGGCCTGCATTCTTCCATAATGGCTCACTATACGGCACTACTACATTGGATGCGCCCAACGAACGTGTCGTTCGTTTAACTAACATCAAAACGCGTCCGCAACTGGAAACAGTCGTACCTGAATCAACGGAACCGATCAGTGCAATGTCATGGGGTGGTAGCCGGATTTTTGTAACACGAATGAAGGACGTTAGGGAGCACGTGTCCATTTACAATACAAACGGGAACGAACTCGGCGTTGTCCGGCTTCCGGGCTTGGGTAACGTTGGTGGGTTTGGCGGCGAACCGGATGATTCAACCTTGTACTATGTGTACAGCAGTTTCGTAACACCGCCGACCATTTACGCATACAACGTTCGCACAAACACCTCGGAAGTTTACTATCAGACAAAGCCCCCTTTTAACCCTGATAACTTTCAGGAAGAACAGATTTGGTACACCAGTGCCGACGGTACCCGTATTCCTATGTTCATCGTGAGTAAGAAGGGACTCACCCTGAATGGTCAGGCACCCACAATGCTGTATGGCTATGGTGGATTTGGTATTTCGCAAGGGCCAAGGTTTATCTCGTCGTACGTACCCTGGCTGGAGCAGGGAGGCATTATCGCAATTGCTAATCTCCGTGGCGGAGGTGAATTTGGCGAGAAGTGGCATGACGCCGGCAGGAAATTAAAAAAGCAGAATGTATTTGATGACTGCATAGCAGCAGCCGAATGGCTAATAAGCAACAACTATACGTCGAAAGACAAACTGGCCTTAAACGGGAGATCCAACGGAGGACTGTTGGTGGGTGCTGTCATGATACAGCGACCAGATCTTTTCAAGGTTGCTGTTCCCGAAGTAGGCGTTCTTGATATGCTTCGTTACCATTTGTTTACAATAGGCCGGTACTGGATTACTGATTATGGCTCAGTAGCCGACAGTACGGAGTTCAGAGCGCTTTATGCCTATTCGCCTGTGCATAATCTAAAGTCAGGCATTGAGTATCCCAGCACAATGGTAATGACAAGTGACCATGATGACCGGGTGGTACCAGCCCACTCGTTCAAGTTTGCGGCCGAGCTACAGCATACGTATGCCGGAGAACGCCCCATGCTGTTAAGAGTTGAGCGCAGGTCGGGCCATGGAGCGATAAATCGTCAGAAATCAATATCCAACCTAGCCGATAAATATGCGTTTATGTGGTGGGAGATGAATTTTCATCCGCAGTTTCCGGTACCTGCCAGGTGA
- the recO gene encoding DNA repair protein RecO has protein sequence MVTDNAIVLHSRRYADTSRIVVLLTETLGKVSVVAKGSRTPKSKVGGALEPLSLCRVSIYHRKNRELHTLGMAELTSVWKRNHTSFEHLQAGMIICRQALRTLPAEVSAPEIYEHFKVSLQQLDTVLPEEAYPHSVRVRVHLTHLLGFGLHPELLQRDEKLIKGAWVYVDVADGRIVGSSGYPLTIDSLQLLTADSWTSGQVPASVQTEVDGFLSRYFAHHLGGHSL, from the coding sequence ATGGTTACTGACAACGCTATTGTGCTTCATTCGCGCAGGTATGCCGATACATCACGTATTGTGGTGCTGCTAACAGAAACCTTGGGTAAGGTTAGTGTAGTAGCCAAGGGGTCGCGTACTCCCAAGAGCAAGGTTGGCGGGGCACTTGAGCCTCTCTCGCTTTGTCGGGTTAGTATTTATCACCGCAAGAACCGTGAACTTCACACGCTTGGGATGGCTGAACTGACGTCGGTTTGGAAGCGCAACCATACATCGTTTGAACATTTGCAGGCTGGGATGATAATCTGCCGACAGGCATTGCGGACGCTGCCGGCAGAAGTATCTGCTCCTGAAATCTATGAGCACTTCAAGGTGTCACTCCAGCAGTTAGATACGGTGCTACCTGAAGAGGCGTATCCGCATTCTGTACGCGTACGAGTACATCTCACTCATCTGCTCGGTTTTGGTTTACACCCCGAGTTACTACAACGGGATGAGAAGTTGATTAAAGGGGCTTGGGTTTATGTTGATGTTGCTGATGGCAGGATAGTTGGCAGCAGTGGGTACCCCCTCACCATTGATTCACTGCAACTCCTAACGGCGGACTCGTGGACGTCGGGTCAGGTCCCGGCTTCAGTCCAAACCGAGGTTGATGGTTTCCTGAGCAGGTATTTTGCTCATCACCTTGGTGGCCATAGTTTGTAA
- a CDS encoding HlyC/CorC family transporter: MIGSIALTGFFVLLNAFFVAAEFAIVKVRASQIDLKVRNGDVFAKIARHILDHIDAYLSACQLGITLASLALGWIGEPVVAGMIHQIAGWLGIEVEASLLHTISVIIAFSIITVLHIVIGELAPKTLAISRPETVSLAVALPLHGFYLLFRPFIASLNWMGLTLLKVMGFQAAPHSETHSPDELRYLIAQTGEQGGLEQTEREIIENVFEFTETTVSQVMVPRSKVVAVEISQNLSEILDTMMDEGYSRLPVYSETINDIQGIVYSKDMLTLLHHKNLIVLQDILHPVFYVQEDTKLEKLLRDMQKQKVHMAVVLDEFGGTAGLLTLEDVLEELVGNIQDEYDDEAPLASEHSTNVWEFDASIHIDEANEVLPVPLPESDDYETIGGIINAAAGRISRIGDTVELAPYCVTILAASPRKVERVQFTWQVPETADENSSPTT, encoded by the coding sequence ATGATTGGTAGCATTGCATTAACGGGATTCTTTGTTTTACTCAATGCCTTCTTTGTGGCAGCTGAATTTGCCATTGTAAAAGTCCGTGCTTCCCAAATTGATCTCAAGGTGCGCAATGGCGATGTGTTCGCCAAAATTGCACGGCATATCCTGGATCACATTGACGCATATCTGAGTGCGTGCCAGTTGGGAATTACTCTGGCATCACTTGCGCTGGGATGGATAGGCGAGCCTGTTGTTGCAGGCATGATTCATCAGATAGCAGGGTGGCTTGGCATTGAAGTTGAAGCTTCCTTGCTGCATACGATAAGCGTAATCATAGCTTTTAGTATTATCACCGTTCTTCATATCGTTATTGGTGAGCTTGCGCCAAAAACCCTTGCCATAAGCCGACCAGAAACGGTTTCCCTGGCAGTTGCACTCCCTCTGCATGGTTTTTACCTGTTGTTCCGTCCGTTTATTGCCAGTCTCAACTGGATGGGATTAACCCTGCTCAAGGTGATGGGATTCCAGGCTGCTCCGCATTCTGAGACCCACTCACCCGATGAACTGCGATACCTGATTGCTCAAACGGGAGAGCAGGGTGGACTGGAACAAACAGAACGCGAGATCATCGAAAACGTATTTGAGTTTACTGAGACAACGGTAAGTCAGGTAATGGTTCCCCGTTCGAAGGTTGTTGCCGTTGAAATTTCGCAGAACCTTTCTGAAATCCTGGATACAATGATGGACGAGGGTTACTCGAGGCTTCCGGTTTATAGCGAGACGATTAATGATATCCAGGGTATCGTGTACTCAAAGGATATGCTTACTTTGCTGCATCACAAAAACCTTATTGTCCTTCAGGATATCCTACACCCTGTTTTCTACGTGCAGGAGGATACAAAACTTGAAAAACTTTTGCGCGATATGCAAAAACAGAAGGTTCACATGGCGGTAGTTCTGGATGAGTTTGGCGGAACTGCAGGGCTTCTGACGCTGGAGGATGTTTTGGAGGAATTAGTCGGGAATATTCAGGATGAGTATGACGATGAGGCGCCACTGGCATCAGAGCATTCAACAAATGTGTGGGAGTTCGACGCCAGCATCCATATTGATGAGGCAAACGAAGTACTGCCGGTACCTTTGCCGGAATCCGATGACTACGAAACAATCGGTGGAATTATCAACGCAGCTGCAGGCAGAATCTCACGCATTGGGGATACTGTAGAACTTGCACCGTATTGCGTAACCATCCTTGCAGCATCGCCCAGAAAGGTCGAGCGCGTCCAGTTCACCTGGCAGGTACCGGAAACTGCGGATGAAAATTCATCTCCCACCACATAA